A window of Caretta caretta isolate rCarCar2 chromosome 11, rCarCar1.hap1, whole genome shotgun sequence contains these coding sequences:
- the RUFY4 gene encoding RUN and FYVE domain-containing protein 4, which yields MAGAGELLRMIQDLRNTVGELKQNYKERRLPVTDGSQELHGLCAQLEFLLQFDLKEKRSFFGQRRDYWDFLCQGLARQRQGHEGVRFVSSLEKLRTPVGKGRAFIRYCLVHRQLAESLQLCFLDPQMTSDWYYARSPFLHPQLRADVMGCLYELDGVTFHLALKRADLDTAWPMFSETLSRSSSQSPVNSQKEEPAGPVGNPAGDSEKHRGARRGPQEEPQLPGQVSRSPELSPDDQFQTGLEESRDHMSTAASLERSQESGRQAGSQQRGWEAAGGGKPEAELQRANAQLRLQVEALGRELQCSLAAARELESAVAQPAQGHSEEPDRPRQEAAQRCSRRAEEQAGQIRALQASQAFLSHTLEERDALVSALRQQLSQREEETASLRAAHAQELAELEVWHGARLAEEEEQRQELAERLSRATREAEQEAAAAAGRRQEARAAAQALEEAEGRLRAQEAERRACLAGAEARELRHRQLLSRCRGLQEKLSASEGRLEEAEAQVAALRSQLSQGQREGPSGSPPLGPEEETARRAALEGRLRQAELQAEGLREKLERGLAEGRRLEREREAQLESAVSQGQSLAAARLEAQDLQKELAAGQARQASLQAALEQAERALRDKEEGARGRQEELEGQSAKLRDALAANAALAEAAAGFASEKAQLEARATEARAGHERAVAELRRQLAECEEQRRAGREEKRQLQALLQGAAEERGVLATQVQTTAAALESRAQEAARLRGELEELRACSQREDPRLQDALAGQKEASDGQIVALRHQVQALDLEKQRAADTLEQARGQLAAVLAEKDALEETWARAAAELERAVGGGRLEAGDEEPLGLARGRGAAEEKAAGGGGPPTGKQVLPGEPLEDLGAGAMREQASPEQKARKGVEEMVKHLTTHLEKAMREAQQKGQLLKAKEEEAKHLAEQLGRARQDGEQFRLALEKAQREAKEREKKHQGQLAEQQELVREVKGRLLELLREKDALWQKTEGIDPRAPSVVPQDLSLCARCSQDFGFLSRRYQCRLCQGTVCQACSVESGRRERCCLLCWQKRNFKGT from the exons ATGGCAGGAGCCGGAGAACTCCTCCGCATGATTCAGGACTTAAGGA ATACCGTCGGGGAGCTCAAGCAGAACTACAAGGAGCGGAGGCTGCCGGTCACCGAcggcagccaggagctgcatggGCTCTGTGCCCAGCTGGAGTTCCTGCTCCAG TTTGACCTGAAAGAGAAGAGGAGTTTCTTCGGGCAGCGGCGGGACTACTGGGACTTCCTGTGCCAAGGCCTAGCGAGGCAGCGCCAGGGGCATGAGGGCGTGCGATTTGTCAGCTCCCTGGAGAAG CTGAGGACCCCTGTGGGGAAAGGACGAGCCTTCATTCGTTACTGCCTGGTGCACCGGCAGCTGGCAGAGTCACTGCAGCTCTGCTTCCTGGACCCCCAGATGACCAG TGACTGGTACTAcgcccggagccccttcctgcacccgcAGCTGCGAGCCGACGTCATGGGCTGCCTCTACGAGCTGGACGGCGTCACCTTCCACCTGGCCCTCAAGAGAGCCGACCTGGACACGGCCTGGCCCATGTTCTCCGA GACTCTGTCCAGATCCTCCAGCCAAAGCCCCGTGAACAGCCAGAAGGAGGAGCCAGCCGGGCCG GTTGGGAACCCAGCTGGAGACAGCGAGAAACACCGCGGAGCCAGGAGAGGACCCCAGGAggagccccagctcccaggacaggtcAGCCGATCTCCGGAGCTCAGCCCTGATGACCAGTTCCAGACCGGACTGGAAGAGTCCAGGGACCATATGTCAACGGCGGCCTCTTTGGAGAGGAGCCAGGAGAGCGGGCGACAGGCGGGTTCCCAGCAACGGGGCTGGGAGGCGGCCGGAGGCGGAAAGCCAGAGGCTGAGCTCCAGAGGGCTAACGCCCAGCTGCGGCTGCAGGTCGAGgcgctgggcagggagctgcaaTGCAGCCTGGCCGCAGCCCGGGAGCTGGAGTCCGCGGTGGCTCAGCCAGCGCAAGGCCACAGCGAGGAGCCCGACAGGCCGCGGCAGGAGGCAGCCCAGCGCTGCAGCCGCCGGGCGGAGGAGCAGGCCGGGCAGATCCGGGCGCTGCAGGCCTCCCAGGCCTTCCTGAGCCACACGCTGGAGGAGAGGGACGCGCTGGTGAGCGCCCTGAGGCAGCAGCTGTcccagagggaggaggagacggCGTCCCTGCGGGCAGCCCACGCCCAGGAGCTGGCGGAGCTGGAGGTGTGGCACGGAGCCAGgctggcggaggaggaggagcagcggcAGGAGCTCGCCGAGCGGCTGTCCCGGGCCACGCGCGAGGCCGAGCAAGAGGCGGCCGCGGCGGCCGGCCGGCGCCAGGAGGCTCGGGCCGCTGCCCAGGCCCTGGAGGAGGCCGAGGGGCGGCTGCGAGCGCAGGAGGCCGAGAGGAGGGCGTGCCTGGCGGGAGCAGAAGCCCGGGAGCTGAGGCACCGGCAGCTGCTGTCGCGGTGCCGGGGGCTCCAGGAGAAGCTGAGCGCGAGCGAAGGGCGGCTGGAGGAGGCGGAGGCCCAGGTGGCGGCTCTGCGGAGCCAGCTCAGCCAGGGGCAGCGGGAAGGGCCCAGCGGCAGCCCCCCGCTCGGCCCGGAGGAGGAGACGGCCCGGAGGGCCGCGCTGGAAGGCAGGCTCCGGCAGGCCGAGCTGCAGGCCGAGGGGCTGAGAGAGAAGCTGGAGCGGGGCCTGGCGGAGGGCAGGCGGCTGGAGCGGGAGCGCGAGGCCCAGCTGGAGTCAGCGGTGTCTCAGGGGCAGAGCCTGGCGGCCGCCCGGCTGGAGGCTCAGGATCTCCAGAAAGAGCTGGCCGCAGGACAGGCGCGACAGGCCTCCCTCCAGGCGGCTTTGGAGCAGGCGGAGAGGGCCCTGAGGGACAAGGAGGAAGGCGCACGGGGCcggcaggaggagctggaggggcagTCGGCCAAGCTGCGGGATGCCCTGGCCGCAAACGCCGCTCTGGCGGAAGCAGCCGCGGGCTTCGCGAGCGAGAAGGCCCAGCTGGAGGCGCGAGCGACCGAGGCGCGAGCCGGGCACGAGAGGGCTGTGGCCGAGCTGCGGAGGCAGCTGGCGGAGTGCGAGGAGCAAAGGCGCGCGGGGAGAGAGGAGAAACGGCAGCTCCAggccctgctgcagggagccgcCGAAGAGAGAGGCGTCCTGGCCACGCAAGTGCAAACCACCGCGGCCGCCCTGGAGAGCCGTGCCCAGGAGGCAGCGCGGCTCCGGGGCGAGCTGGAGGAACTGAGGGCCTGCAGCCAGCGGGAGGACCCCCGGCTGCAGGACGCCCTGGCCGGGCAGAAGGAGGCGAGCGACGGGCAGATCGTGGCGCTCCGGCACCAGGTGCAGGCGTTGGACCTGGAGAAGCAGAGAGCCGCCGACACGCTGGAGCAGGCCAGGGGGCAGCTCGCTGCCGTGCTGGCAGAGAAGGACGCCTTGGAGGAGACGTGGGCCCGAGCTGCTGCGGAGCTGGAGCGGGCGGTGGGAGGCGGCCGGCTGGAAGCTGGGGATGAGGAACCCCTGGGGCTGGCCAGAGGACGGGGCGCAGCGGAGGAGAAAGCGGCTGGAGGGGGTGGACCACCGACGGGCAAGCAGGTGCTGCCAGGGGAGCCGCTGGAGGacctgggggcaggggccatgcGGGAGCAGGCCAGTCCAGAGCAGAAAGCAAGGAAGGGTGTCGAAGAGATGGTGAAG CACCTGACCACCCACCTGGAGAAGGCAATGCGGGAAGCCCAGCAGAAAGGGCAGCTGCTAAAGGCCAAGGAGGAGGAAGCAAAGCACCTGGCGGAGCAGCTGGGCAG GGCCCGGCAGGACGGGGAGCAGTTCAGGCTGGCGCTGGAGAAAGCGCAGAGAGAAGCCAAAGAGCGAGAGAAGAAACACCAAGGGCAGCTGgctgagcagcaggagcttgtCCGGGAGGTGAAGGGCCGGCTGCTGGAACTGCTCCG